A single Candoia aspera isolate rCanAsp1 chromosome 5, rCanAsp1.hap2, whole genome shotgun sequence DNA region contains:
- the RHOG gene encoding rho-related GTP-binding protein RhoG — protein sequence MQSIKCVVVGDGAVGKTCLLICYTTNAFPNEYIPTVFDNYSAQNTVDGRTINLNLWDTAGQEEYDRLRTLSYPQTNVFIICFSIASPPSYENVKHKWYPEVCHHCPDVPILLVGTKKDLRTNPEALKKLKEQNQVPITTQQGISLSKQIHAIKYLECSALNQEGIKEVFTEAVRAVLNPAPPKPKKSCVLL from the coding sequence ATGCAGAGCATCAAGTGCGTGGTGGTGGGAGATGGTGCGGTGGGCAAGACCTGCCTCCTGATCTGCTACACGACCAATGCCTTTCCCAACGAGTACATCCCCACCGTCTTCGACAACTACAGTGCGCAGAACACTGTCGACGGCAGGACGATAAACCTCAATTTGTGGGACACAGCTGGCCAGGAGGAGTATGACCGCCTCCGGACGCTCTCCTACCCGCAGACCAACGTTTTCATCATCTGCTTCTCCATCGCCAGCCCGCCCTCCTACGAGAATGTGAAGCACAAGTGGTACCCGGAGGTGTGCCACCACTGCCCCGACGTGCCTATCCTCTTGGTGGGCACCAAGAAAGACCTCCGGACCAACCCAGAGGCcttgaagaagctgaaggagcAGAACCAGGTGCCCATCACCACCCAGCAAGGCATCAGCCTTTCCAAGCAGATCCACGCCATCAAATACCTGGAGTGCTCTGCCCTCAACCAGGAGGGGATCAAGGAGGTCTTCACAGAAGCCGTGAGAGCGGTCCTCAACCCGGCCCCACCCAAGCCCAAAAAGTCCTGTGTGCTGCTTTGA